One window of the Klebsiella oxytoca genome contains the following:
- a CDS encoding ABC transporter substrate-binding protein has product MKKTLVTTLIASGIALATLSGAAHAKGRLVVYCSTTNEMCEAETKAFGEKYDVKTSFIRNGSGSTLAKVDAEKKNPQADVWYGGTLDPQSQAGEMGLLQAYKSPNLEQVMEQFRDPAKLKGNYSSAVYVGILGFGVNTQRLKEKNLPIPKCWKDLVKPEYKGEIQIADPQSSGTAYTALATFAQLWGDDQAFDYLKQLNANISQYTKSGIAPARNAARGETAIGIGFLHDYSLEKEQGAPLELISPCEGTGYEIGGVSILKGARNLDNAKLFVDWVLSKDAQELAWKKGKSYQIPSNTTAESSPNSLKLDDLKLINYDMDKYGSTDVRKQLINKWVSEVKMGK; this is encoded by the coding sequence ATGAAAAAAACTCTGGTCACTACCCTGATTGCCTCCGGCATTGCGCTGGCGACGTTAAGCGGAGCGGCGCACGCCAAAGGTCGTCTGGTGGTCTACTGCAGCACCACTAACGAAATGTGTGAAGCGGAAACCAAAGCCTTCGGCGAAAAATACGATGTCAAAACGTCGTTCATCCGCAACGGTTCCGGCAGTACGCTGGCAAAGGTTGACGCCGAGAAGAAAAACCCGCAGGCGGACGTCTGGTACGGCGGCACCCTCGATCCTCAGTCCCAGGCAGGTGAAATGGGCCTGCTGCAAGCCTATAAATCGCCGAACCTTGAGCAGGTGATGGAGCAGTTCCGCGATCCGGCGAAGCTGAAAGGCAACTACTCCTCAGCGGTCTACGTCGGTATCCTCGGCTTTGGCGTAAACACCCAGCGTCTGAAAGAGAAAAACTTACCCATACCAAAATGCTGGAAAGATCTGGTTAAACCGGAATACAAAGGCGAAATTCAGATTGCCGACCCGCAGAGCTCCGGCACCGCCTACACCGCGCTGGCGACCTTCGCCCAGCTGTGGGGAGACGATCAGGCTTTCGATTACCTGAAACAGCTTAACGCCAACATCTCCCAGTACACCAAATCCGGTATTGCCCCGGCGCGCAACGCCGCCCGCGGTGAAACCGCCATTGGCATCGGCTTCCTGCACGACTATTCGCTGGAAAAAGAACAGGGCGCGCCGCTGGAGCTGATCTCTCCGTGCGAAGGTACCGGCTATGAAATTGGCGGCGTCAGCATCCTGAAGGGCGCGCGCAACCTCGATAACGCGAAGCTTTTCGTCGACTGGGTGCTGTCGAAAGATGCTCAGGAACTGGCATGGAAGAAAGGCAAGTCGTATCAGATCCCGAGCAATACCACCGCCGAAAGCTCGCCTAACTCGCTGAAGCTTGATGACCTGAAGCTTATCAACTACGACATGGATAAATACGGCTCTACCGATGTCCGCAAGCAGCTCATCAATAAGTGGGTTAGCGAAGTGAAGATGGGTAAATAA